In Candidatus Omnitrophota bacterium, a single genomic region encodes these proteins:
- a CDS encoding response regulator encodes MSKLIDALINEDLLTVEQLNDAKDKQLGAKKPIQDILLDMGFLSEEDLMKVSSRVFDMALVDLSTEELDSSVADLLPYETAKKYGVAPLRKEGQELVLAMSNPQDVIALDDIGIKTSMKISPVLSSKSQIDECIEKQYQSDESVYDILKNVVVDSKVEIVDKEGGETDAVDMGELKVENSPVVRLVDLILTDALNNRASDIHIEPRQDHTEVRYRVDGDLKSVMKLPAKMQAALAARIKIMAEMDIAEKRKPQDGRIQANIKGRTVDLRISTVPAYHGEKIVARLLDKKQAAITLDKIGMDKSELRIFKEAINNPQGMVLVTGPTGSGKTSTLYAALNYLKDETKNIITIEDPIEYICEGINQMQVNPAKNFTFSTGLRSILRQDPNVILVGEIRDKETAEMAFRSAMTGHLVFSTLHTKSAVSSVPRLRDIGLEPYLIASSLILVVAQRLVRLICPDCKEEYEPDGDLLRRYRPYIEKLGITTFYRGAGCDKCGYSGYFGRTGVFELLGFDDEIRKLINSGEGEEDIAQKAKEKGFKPLTSSAMARLARGDTTLEEIDRGVGAAEPETESSAEEKRRHGNTSVLVADDEKDVRKILSKRLQTEGYEVIEAVNGREAVELASRERPDVIIMDVMMPEMDGLEATKQLRSRLETAVIPIVMLTAKKDKESELAGLDAGADDYLTKPYDKDKLLARVKILLRRRKTTPEG; translated from the coding sequence ATGTCAAAACTCATTGACGCGCTTATAAATGAAGACCTCTTGACCGTGGAGCAGCTTAATGATGCCAAGGATAAGCAGTTGGGAGCGAAAAAGCCCATTCAGGATATACTCCTTGATATGGGTTTTTTGAGCGAGGAGGATCTGATGAAAGTCTCTTCGCGGGTTTTTGACATGGCTTTAGTCGATCTCAGCACAGAGGAGCTCGACAGCTCAGTTGCAGATCTTTTGCCCTACGAAACCGCCAAAAAATACGGTGTCGCTCCTCTGCGCAAAGAGGGGCAAGAGCTTGTCCTGGCGATGAGCAACCCCCAGGATGTTATCGCGCTCGATGACATAGGTATTAAAACGAGCATGAAAATAAGTCCTGTGTTGAGTTCGAAAAGCCAGATCGATGAATGCATCGAGAAACAGTATCAGTCGGATGAATCAGTTTATGATATTTTGAAGAATGTCGTGGTCGATTCCAAGGTAGAGATCGTTGATAAAGAAGGAGGAGAAACTGACGCGGTGGATATGGGGGAGCTGAAAGTCGAAAATTCTCCCGTGGTAAGGCTGGTAGACCTTATACTTACCGACGCTCTCAATAACAGGGCCAGTGATATCCATATAGAGCCCCGCCAGGACCATACGGAGGTCAGATACAGAGTGGACGGTGATCTGAAAAGCGTGATGAAACTGCCCGCGAAAATGCAGGCAGCTCTGGCCGCCAGGATAAAGATCATGGCGGAAATGGACATAGCGGAAAAAAGAAAACCCCAGGACGGAAGGATACAGGCGAACATTAAAGGCAGGACGGTGGACCTGAGGATCTCAACCGTTCCGGCGTATCATGGTGAAAAAATAGTGGCAAGGCTGCTGGACAAGAAACAGGCCGCCATAACCCTGGACAAGATAGGAATGGATAAAAGCGAGCTGCGTATTTTTAAAGAAGCCATTAATAATCCCCAGGGGATGGTGCTGGTGACCGGCCCCACCGGTTCGGGAAAGACGTCCACGCTTTACGCGGCGCTCAATTACCTCAAGGACGAGACCAAGAACATAATAACCATAGAGGACCCGATAGAATATATCTGCGAGGGTATAAACCAGATGCAGGTGAACCCGGCGAAGAACTTCACCTTTTCGACGGGTCTTAGGAGCATACTCCGGCAGGATCCCAATGTGATACTCGTTGGTGAGATAAGGGATAAGGAGACCGCGGAGATGGCTTTCAGGTCCGCCATGACAGGCCACCTTGTATTCTCGACCCTTCACACCAAGAGCGCCGTCTCCTCGGTGCCCAGACTGCGGGACATAGGGCTTGAACCTTATCTGATAGCCTCATCGCTCATACTTGTGGTCGCACAGAGGCTCGTACGGCTTATCTGCCCGGACTGCAAAGAGGAATATGAGCCTGATGGGGATCTGTTAAGAAGATATCGTCCGTATATTGAAAAACTGGGCATAACCACCTTTTACCGGGGCGCAGGATGCGATAAATGCGGCTATTCAGGGTATTTCGGACGCACGGGCGTTTTTGAGCTTCTCGGATTCGATGACGAAATACGTAAACTCATAAACAGCGGAGAGGGGGAGGAAGATATAGCCCAAAAAGCCAAAGAAAAAGGTTTTAAACCCCTTACTTCCTCGGCCATGGCCAGGTTGGCCCGGGGTGATACGACCCTGGAGGAGATCGACAGGGGCGTAGGAGCCGCCGAGCCCGAAACCGAATCATCCGCGGAAGAAAAGAGGCGCCACGGTAACACCAGTGTGCTTGTAGCTGACGACGAGAAAGATGTGCGCAAGATCTTGTCCAAGCGTCTGCAAACGGAGGGGTATGAGGTCATCGAAGCGGTTAACGGCAGGGAAGCCGTTGAGCTGGCCTCAAGGGAAAGGCCTGATGTGATCATAATGGACGTTATGATGCCCGAAATGGACGGGCTTGAAGCGACAAAGCAGCTCAGGTCGCGTTTGGAAACGGCGGTCATTCCAATAGTGATGCTCACCGCCAAGAAGGATAAAGAAAGCGAACTTGCCGGGCTTGATGCCGGCGCGGACGATTATCTCACCAAACCGTATGACAAGGACAAGCTTCTTGCGAGGGTTAAGATATTACTGAGAAGACGAAAGACCACCCCGGAAGGTTAA
- a CDS encoding NTP transferase domain-containing protein, producing MKTTAIIQARMGARRLPGKVLMELSGRPVLEHVINRVMKARNVSRIIVATSLDREDKKIADFAKSRGVNVYRGSQDDVLDRFYRAALCYSAEHIIRITADCPVLDPGVIDRVADMYFGKEADYCSNVMVPTFPDGEDVEIFSFKSLKEAWERAELPSEREHVTPYIRNHPERFKCASLENDQDLSHKRWTLDRIEDYRFLEVLFGNLYKENPFFGMGEILGFLRGNPEAGDINSNIARNEGYARSLEEDEKVIKDQQRAGGGLA from the coding sequence ATGAAAACGACCGCGATAATACAGGCCAGGATGGGGGCAAGAAGACTTCCGGGGAAAGTGCTCATGGAGCTTTCCGGAAGGCCCGTCCTCGAGCATGTCATTAACAGGGTGATGAAAGCCCGGAACGTCAGCCGGATAATCGTGGCTACGAGCCTTGACCGTGAGGACAAGAAGATAGCCGATTTTGCGAAAAGCAGGGGTGTCAACGTCTACCGAGGTTCGCAGGACGATGTGCTGGACAGGTTCTACCGGGCGGCGCTTTGTTATTCAGCGGAACATATTATAAGGATAACGGCCGATTGTCCGGTGCTAGACCCCGGAGTGATAGACCGCGTCGCGGATATGTACTTTGGAAAAGAGGCTGATTACTGCTCGAATGTAATGGTCCCGACCTTTCCCGACGGCGAGGACGTTGAGATCTTTTCTTTTAAATCACTTAAAGAAGCCTGGGAGAGGGCAGAGCTTCCTTCGGAAAGGGAGCATGTGACGCCGTATATACGCAACCATCCTGAAAGGTTCAAGTGCGCATCCCTTGAGAATGACCAGGATCTCAGCCATAAGAGATGGACCCTTGACAGGATAGAAGATTACCGTTTTTTGGAGGTTCTGTTCGGGAACCTGTATAAAGAGAACCCTTTCTTCGGCATGGGTGAAATACTGGGTTTTCTGAGGGGGAATCCCGAAGCCGGAGATATTAACAGCAATATAGCAAGGAACGAGGGATATGCAAGATCGCTCGAGGAAGATGAGAAAGTCATAAAGGACCAGCAAAGGGCAGGGGGAGGGTTAGCCTGA
- a CDS encoding response regulator — protein MNSEGIVLIVDDDNRIITLLEEIITPMVEEKVVCASSGKEAKDIIAKNRLNLAILDYRLPDTDGIELMKLIKEKDEEIPVIIITGFGSIETGVEAIKKGAYDYILKPFHPEKIHALVRRLVSYREMEKENRSLRNELESKFFRTNSLKEHEKALIRKVLAECDNNIKKASKELGISPLVLNLKIRKLGLTRASK, from the coding sequence ATGAACAGCGAAGGAATAGTTCTAATAGTAGATGACGATAACAGGATAATCACCCTTTTGGAGGAAATAATAACCCCGATGGTGGAAGAGAAGGTCGTATGTGCCTCTTCGGGGAAGGAGGCAAAGGACATAATCGCAAAAAACAGGCTTAACCTTGCGATACTGGATTATCGGCTTCCCGATACTGACGGGATAGAACTGATGAAACTCATAAAGGAGAAGGACGAGGAGATCCCCGTGATAATAATAACAGGCTTTGGCTCCATAGAGACGGGGGTCGAAGCAATAAAAAAGGGGGCGTATGATTACATATTAAAACCTTTCCACCCTGAGAAGATACATGCCCTGGTCAGGAGACTTGTTTCGTACCGGGAAATGGAGAAGGAGAACAGGTCCCTTCGCAATGAACTGGAAAGTAAGTTTTTCAGGACCAATTCACTGAAAGAGCATGAAAAGGCCCTTATAAGGAAGGTGCTCGCCGAATGTGATAATAATATCAAGAAAGCATCAAAAGAACTGGGCATTTCACCACTTGTACTTAACCTCAAGATCAGAAAACTAGGTCTAACCAGAGCATCTAAATGA
- the rfbC gene encoding dTDP-4-dehydrorhamnose 3,5-epimerase: protein MPFEFTRLEIPEVVLISPRVFEDSRGFFMETYKHTDFAGAGINDRFLQDNHSRSFEKGTLRGLHYQAEPRSQAKLIRVVRGSIFDVAVDIRPGSPACGRWVSAVLTDRGKEMLYIPRGFAHGFCTLEEDTEVIYKCSDVYSPEHERGIIWDDAAMSIEWPVEDPTLSERDSCWPGLEEACAGAGRETRP, encoded by the coding sequence ATGCCGTTTGAATTTACCAGACTTGAGATACCGGAGGTCGTGCTCATAAGCCCGCGGGTCTTTGAGGACAGCCGGGGGTTCTTCATGGAGACCTATAAGCACACCGATTTTGCCGGTGCGGGCATAAATGATCGGTTTTTGCAGGATAATCATTCCAGATCGTTCGAAAAGGGCACCCTGAGAGGACTGCATTACCAGGCGGAGCCCCGGAGCCAGGCTAAACTCATAAGGGTTGTCAGGGGGAGCATATTTGACGTGGCCGTGGACATTAGGCCGGGGTCGCCCGCGTGCGGCCGATGGGTTTCAGCTGTTCTTACCGACCGGGGCAAAGAAATGCTTTATATCCCCAGGGGTTTTGCCCACGGGTTCTGCACTCTGGAGGAAGATACCGAAGTGATATACAAGTGCAGTGATGTTTATTCGCCGGAACATGAACGGGGTATCATCTGGGATGATGCCGCTATGTCTATAGAATGGCCGGTAGAGGATCCGACTTTGTCTGAGAGGGACAGTTGCTGGCCCGGTTTAGAGGAAGCTTGCGCGGGTGCGGGCCGGGAAACAAGGCCGTAA
- the pseC gene encoding UDP-4-amino-4,6-dideoxy-N-acetyl-beta-L-altrosamine transaminase yields the protein MKKIPYARQSISDKDIKALLKATGSDWLTQGPEVRKFEEDLAGYVGAKHAVAVSSGTAALHLAMLALGVGQGDKVLTSPVTFAASANCALYVGAEPAFIDIDGTTYHMDPEKLDSFLEKPSNRKRVKAVILVHLMGTVADIVGIKRICDRYGIPLVEDAAHALGARYSSRGKWFKTGSCAHSKAVIASFHPIKHITTGEGGAVFTNDKNVYERILRFRHHGMVKGGSDLAPHLKKYSRQQWFYDIPEVGFNYRITDFQCALGSSQLKRLDEFVEKRRKIAARYNEAFSDMDQIQLPCQRGNSYASYHLYVIRVPAEKRDALYAYLRGKNILTQVNYIPVHLFSHYGKNFGYAPGDYPEAERYFEECLSLPMYPSLGEKDQNRVIKNIRGFFRT from the coding sequence ATGAAAAAGATACCTTATGCCAGACAATCGATAAGCGATAAAGATATCAAGGCTCTTCTAAAGGCTACCGGATCCGACTGGCTGACCCAGGGTCCCGAGGTAAGAAAATTCGAGGAAGACCTGGCCGGATACGTCGGGGCGAAACACGCTGTTGCCGTATCCAGCGGCACCGCCGCACTTCATCTTGCCATGCTGGCTTTGGGGGTGGGCCAAGGCGATAAGGTCCTGACATCGCCGGTGACGTTCGCGGCCAGCGCCAATTGCGCGCTTTATGTGGGGGCCGAGCCGGCGTTCATTGATATCGACGGGACCACTTATCACATGGATCCGGAAAAACTCGACAGTTTTCTCGAAAAGCCTTCCAACCGCAAGCGGGTCAAAGCGGTCATCCTGGTCCACTTGATGGGTACGGTCGCCGATATAGTCGGCATAAAGAGGATCTGTGACAGGTACGGTATACCGCTGGTAGAGGACGCGGCCCACGCTTTGGGGGCGCGGTACAGCTCGAGGGGCAAGTGGTTCAAAACGGGTAGCTGCGCTCATTCAAAAGCCGTGATAGCGAGTTTCCACCCGATAAAACACATTACTACCGGTGAAGGCGGAGCTGTCTTCACGAACGATAAGAACGTTTATGAAAGGATCCTGCGGTTCAGGCATCACGGTATGGTCAAGGGAGGCAGCGACCTGGCCCCGCATTTAAAAAAGTACAGTCGCCAGCAGTGGTTCTACGACATACCGGAGGTGGGCTTCAATTACAGGATAACCGATTTCCAGTGCGCGCTTGGAAGCAGCCAGCTGAAGCGGCTGGATGAATTTGTTGAAAAACGCAGGAAGATCGCGGCCAGGTACAACGAGGCGTTCTCCGATATGGACCAGATACAGCTTCCCTGCCAGAGGGGGAACAGCTATGCGTCATATCATCTTTATGTGATAAGGGTGCCCGCGGAGAAAAGGGACGCTTTGTACGCTTACCTGAGGGGGAAAAATATCCTTACCCAGGTCAATTATATTCCCGTGCATCTATTCTCGCATTACGGGAAGAACTTCGGTTACGCCCCCGGGGATTATCCGGAGGCCGAGCGGTATTTCGAGGAATGCCTGAGCCTTCCGATGTATCCATCTCTGGGTGAGAAGGACCAGAACAGGGTCATAAAGAACATAAGGGGATTTTTCAGGACATGA
- the rfbA gene encoding glucose-1-phosphate thymidylyltransferase RfbA, protein MKGIILAGGRATRLYPVTKSTCKQMLPVYDKPMIYYPLSVLMLAGIRDVLVISTPVDLPRFRELLGTGEELGIRISYEVQPKPGGIAEAFIVGEKFIAGEDVCLILGDNIFFGHGLTELLQQAAESTDQAVIFGYYTKEPQRYGVVEFDQDQNVLSIEEKPDLPRSNYAVCGLYFYPNDVVGISKKIEPSSRGELEITDINNVYLREGRLRVKTLGRGFAWLDTGTHDSLLDGSYFIKTVEERQGLKIGCIEEVAYRMGYIDQEQLKRLAGRMNSSYGRYLIEVINEESSESAGLMERGGN, encoded by the coding sequence ATGAAGGGAATTATACTGGCCGGAGGAAGGGCCACCAGACTCTATCCGGTAACTAAAAGTACCTGCAAGCAGATGCTCCCGGTGTATGACAAGCCCATGATCTATTATCCTTTATCGGTATTGATGCTCGCCGGGATCAGGGATGTACTCGTTATTTCAACACCCGTTGATCTACCGAGGTTCAGAGAACTTTTAGGTACGGGCGAAGAACTTGGCATCAGGATATCATATGAGGTGCAGCCCAAACCCGGCGGGATAGCGGAAGCTTTCATCGTGGGAGAGAAGTTCATAGCCGGTGAAGACGTGTGCCTTATCCTCGGGGATAATATTTTCTTCGGGCACGGTCTTACCGAACTCCTGCAGCAAGCCGCCGAGAGCACGGACCAGGCGGTGATCTTCGGTTACTATACAAAAGAGCCCCAGAGATACGGTGTTGTCGAATTCGACCAGGATCAGAACGTTTTATCCATAGAAGAGAAACCGGACTTGCCGAGATCCAATTACGCGGTTTGCGGTCTTTATTTTTATCCTAATGATGTAGTGGGTATATCCAAGAAGATCGAGCCTTCCTCCCGCGGGGAGCTTGAGATAACCGATATCAATAACGTTTATCTTAGAGAAGGCAGGCTCAGGGTCAAGACGCTGGGGCGCGGGTTCGCGTGGCTTGATACCGGAACACACGATTCGCTTCTTGACGGCTCTTATTTCATAAAGACCGTGGAGGAAAGGCAGGGGCTGAAGATAGGGTGTATAGAAGAGGTGGCCTACAGGATGGGATATATAGACCAGGAGCAGCTTAAAAGACTCGCTGGGCGGATGAACTCAAGTTACGGCCGGTATCTCATCGAGGTGATCAACGAGGAAAGCTCCGAAAGCGCGGGACTAATGGAGCGGGGCGGAAATTGA
- the pseB gene encoding UDP-N-acetylglucosamine 4,6-dehydratase (inverting), whose translation MLNDKNILITGGTGSFGKKFVEAVLGKYRPKKIIVFSRDEFKQYQMSKIFPDSKYPIRFFLGDIRDKSRLYRAFEGVDYVIHAAALKQVPALEYNPIEAVKTNVVGADNIVDAAIDTGVEKVIALSTDKAVNPINLYGATKLVAEKIFVAGNAYGGEKTTFSVVRYGNVIGSRGSVIPFFLDLKQRGLREFPITHEKMTRFWITLDQGVDLVLKAVEETVGGEVFVPRIPSMKICDLARAIDPGCRFKVIGVRPGEKIHETLVSEDEARAVREFDGIYVMLPQFFERKEVHQKYDKYPSVPEGFAYRSDNNGEWLTVDDLCQMIKVEKNEKDTLCQTIDKR comes from the coding sequence ATGTTAAACGATAAAAACATACTTATAACCGGCGGGACAGGTTCTTTCGGCAAGAAGTTCGTCGAGGCCGTTCTGGGCAAATACAGACCGAAAAAGATCATAGTTTTCAGCCGAGACGAGTTCAAACAGTATCAGATGTCCAAGATCTTCCCTGATTCAAAGTATCCTATCAGGTTCTTTCTCGGGGATATCAGGGATAAGAGCAGGCTTTACCGCGCCTTCGAGGGTGTTGATTATGTGATCCACGCGGCTGCTCTTAAACAGGTCCCGGCACTGGAATATAACCCCATAGAGGCGGTCAAGACGAACGTCGTGGGAGCCGATAACATCGTAGATGCCGCCATTGATACCGGGGTCGAAAAGGTTATAGCCCTTTCGACAGATAAAGCGGTCAATCCCATCAACCTGTACGGGGCTACGAAACTGGTGGCCGAAAAGATATTCGTTGCCGGCAACGCTTACGGCGGCGAAAAGACGACCTTTTCGGTCGTAAGATACGGGAACGTCATAGGTTCCAGGGGAAGTGTCATACCGTTCTTCCTGGACCTTAAGCAGAGGGGCCTCAGGGAATTCCCGATAACGCATGAGAAGATGACCCGGTTCTGGATAACTCTGGACCAGGGGGTCGATCTGGTCTTGAAGGCCGTTGAGGAAACCGTGGGAGGGGAGGTTTTCGTTCCCCGGATACCCTCGATGAAGATATGCGATCTGGCCAGGGCGATCGATCCCGGTTGCCGCTTCAAGGTAATAGGCGTAAGGCCGGGCGAGAAGATCCACGAAACCCTCGTTTCGGAGGACGAAGCCCGAGCGGTCAGGGAATTCGACGGCATATACGTCATGCTTCCCCAGTTCTTTGAAAGGAAGGAAGTGCACCAGAAATATGACAAATACCCTTCCGTGCCCGAGGGTTTCGCGTACAGAAGCGATAATAACGGAGAATGGCTTACTGTCGATGATCTATGCCAAATGATAAAGGTTGAAAAGAATGAAAAAGATACCTTATGCCAGACAATCGATAAGCGATAA
- a CDS encoding response regulator: MIVNGKKKVLIVDDEPDILKSVVFRVKKAGYDTLEASDGETCIDIARAKSPDLVLLDWRLPGKNGGEVYKELKAHEGTKDIPVIILTASRETENLDVKLKDIGIENVIIKPYEPSELIQKIKDLIG, encoded by the coding sequence ATTATCGTGAACGGTAAAAAGAAAGTGCTTATAGTGGATGATGAACCCGATATACTTAAATCGGTGGTTTTTCGCGTCAAGAAAGCCGGGTATGACACACTGGAAGCCTCTGACGGAGAGACTTGCATAGATATCGCCAGGGCCAAGAGTCCCGATCTGGTTTTGCTGGACTGGAGACTGCCGGGGAAGAACGGGGGTGAAGTATATAAGGAGCTTAAGGCGCACGAAGGAACGAAAGATATCCCCGTTATTATACTCACCGCCAGCAGGGAAACGGAAAATCTTGACGTAAAACTTAAAGATATCGGTATCGAAAACGTCATTATCAAACCATATGAACCTTCAGAACTCATACAAAAGATCAAGGACCTCATAGGTTAA
- a CDS encoding PAS domain S-box protein: MTEQDTINILIVGAGKGGNALIDVFRKIPGINITAVVDKNRQAPGVKKAQHLGISVSEDYVQMLDDADVDEIFNVTGSSKVQEDLEKKVSEGVEVISGHTAKLVWELIKDYMKAEERAEEAKLKAAKEYAERIFQAAPISIFTVDKERKVTSWNKKAQEVSGYSADEMLGRKCNIFADENGMKRDDLYGVDKGEPIVNKECTILKKDGESIPVVKNADLLKDEKGDLDGSIESFVDMTSQKRFRAMIRSAYTELDQIFQSSGDGMLVFDRELRIIRANNTLIKLIGKTRRELIAAYCNRVFDEFISGVLEGSMRKITEGAESVDNDVTLTNKSGITIPCILTVAPFRDREGVLVGGIASFRDITERKSAEKALLENIRLKSNFTSMVSHELRTPLTAIKEGIGIVLDGSAGDINDEQEDFLETAKRNVDRLGRLINDVLDFTKLQSGKMAMNISEGSIEPVVKDVVKMQKPVADEKGLYLKAKVSPGLPSLQFDQDRITQVIMNFVNNALKFTEEGGITVAAYKKGTDVCVSVEDTGPGIKEEDMSKVFREFSQVEDAKTRKSGGTGLGLAISREIIERHGGDIWVESIYGKGSQFKFTLPVARTYKVLVVDDEDTFLNFCKNVLKDERYEVVTAGSGMKAIELVRKEHPDLIIMDLVLPDINGYEVVGRLRSEKELSHIPVLAVSGYTDKLKELDKIELPAEELAIPRLTKPVEPETLLNTVKRMVVSGGE, from the coding sequence ATGACTGAACAGGATACCATTAACATATTGATAGTAGGAGCCGGCAAGGGAGGGAACGCCCTTATCGATGTCTTCAGAAAAATACCGGGCATAAACATAACAGCGGTGGTCGACAAGAACAGGCAGGCTCCCGGAGTGAAAAAGGCGCAGCACCTGGGTATATCCGTTTCCGAGGATTATGTTCAAATGCTTGATGATGCCGATGTCGACGAGATATTCAATGTCACCGGAAGTTCCAAAGTGCAGGAGGATCTCGAGAAAAAAGTCTCCGAAGGAGTTGAAGTGATAAGCGGGCACACTGCCAAGCTTGTCTGGGAGCTTATAAAGGATTACATGAAGGCGGAGGAACGCGCCGAGGAAGCCAAACTGAAGGCCGCCAAAGAATACGCTGAACGCATTTTCCAGGCGGCGCCTATCTCCATATTTACAGTTGACAAGGAAAGGAAAGTGACCAGCTGGAATAAAAAAGCCCAGGAGGTCTCAGGCTATTCGGCGGATGAGATGCTGGGACGTAAGTGTAATATATTCGCCGATGAGAACGGCATGAAAAGGGATGATCTTTACGGGGTCGACAAGGGCGAGCCTATCGTCAACAAGGAGTGCACGATCCTGAAGAAGGATGGAGAAAGCATTCCGGTAGTAAAGAACGCGGATCTGCTGAAGGACGAGAAAGGCGACCTGGACGGAAGCATTGAATCTTTCGTGGACATGACCAGCCAGAAGAGATTCAGGGCCATGATCAGGTCCGCTTATACCGAACTTGATCAGATATTCCAGAGTTCAGGCGACGGCATGCTTGTTTTCGACCGGGAGCTCAGGATAATCAGGGCGAACAACACGCTTATAAAGCTCATCGGTAAGACCAGGCGGGAACTTATCGCGGCATATTGTAATAGGGTTTTCGATGAGTTCATCTCCGGCGTGCTTGAAGGGTCCATGCGCAAGATCACTGAAGGCGCCGAATCAGTGGATAATGACGTGACTTTGACGAATAAGAGCGGTATCACTATTCCGTGTATCCTGACGGTGGCGCCTTTTCGTGACCGTGAAGGGGTTCTTGTAGGAGGAATAGCCTCTTTCAGGGATATAACCGAGCGCAAGTCCGCTGAAAAAGCCCTGCTAGAGAATATACGGCTCAAAAGCAACTTTACTTCCATGGTATCCCATGAGCTGCGCACGCCCCTAACCGCAATAAAAGAGGGAATAGGCATCGTGCTGGACGGTTCAGCCGGGGATATAAACGATGAGCAGGAGGATTTCCTTGAAACAGCCAAGAGGAACGTTGACCGCCTCGGAAGGCTCATTAATGATGTGCTTGACTTCACTAAACTTCAGTCCGGTAAGATGGCCATGAACATATCAGAGGGGAGCATCGAGCCAGTGGTCAAAGATGTGGTGAAAATGCAGAAACCCGTGGCCGATGAAAAAGGTCTTTACCTTAAGGCCAAGGTCTCCCCGGGGCTGCCCAGCCTTCAGTTCGACCAGGACAGGATAACTCAGGTTATAATGAACTTTGTGAATAACGCGCTTAAATTCACTGAAGAAGGCGGTATAACGGTAGCGGCTTATAAAAAAGGGACGGATGTGTGCGTGTCTGTCGAAGATACAGGTCCCGGCATCAAGGAAGAGGACATGTCCAAGGTTTTCCGGGAATTCAGCCAGGTAGAGGATGCCAAAACAAGAAAAAGCGGAGGAACCGGTCTGGGACTCGCTATTTCAAGGGAAATAATAGAGCGTCACGGCGGGGATATCTGGGTGGAATCAATATACGGAAAGGGAAGCCAGTTCAAGTTCACACTTCCTGTGGCAAGGACTTACAAGGTACTGGTCGTGGACGACGAGGATACGTTCTTGAACTTTTGCAAGAACGTGCTCAAGGATGAAAGATACGAAGTGGTCACCGCGGGAAGCGGCATGAAGGCCATAGAATTGGTGAGGAAGGAACACCCGGACCTTATAATCATGGACCTGGTGTTGCCGGATATAAACGGGTACGAGGTCGTCGGCAGATTACGCAGTGAAAAAGAGCTTTCACATATTCCCGTGCTTGCTGTTTCCGGTTACACGGATAAGCTCAAGGAACTTGACAAAATAGAACTTCCGGCCGAAGAACTGGCTATTCCGCGGTTGACCAAACCCGTGGAGCCGGAAACGCTTCTCAATACCGTTAAGAGAATGGTCGTTTCCGGTGGGGAATAA
- a CDS encoding MarR family EPS-associated transcriptional regulator: MNEHHLKEDFFKILRLLSSKEDLSQRDLSGHLDMSLGKTNYLLKAMIKRGLIMVRNFYVRDNKIKKVKYVLTKEGFDVKLQWAYEYLKRKEQEYLDLKRELEKDTGNMNFGGDMENADMDSQDTLEEMI; the protein is encoded by the coding sequence ATGAATGAACACCATTTAAAAGAAGATTTTTTTAAGATCTTACGCCTTTTATCCTCGAAAGAGGACCTTTCCCAAAGAGACTTGTCCGGGCATCTTGATATGTCGCTGGGCAAGACGAACTATCTGCTCAAAGCCATGATCAAAAGAGGTCTTATAATGGTCAGGAACTTTTATGTCCGGGACAATAAGATCAAAAAAGTCAAATATGTGCTCACCAAAGAAGGATTTGACGTCAAACTACAGTGGGCCTATGAATACCTGAAAAGAAAGGAGCAGGAATATCTGGACCTTAAAAGAGAGCTGGAGAAGGATACCGGGAATATGAACTTCGGCGGTGACATGGAGAACGCCGATATGGATTCACAGGATACGCTGGAGGAAATGATATGA